The nucleotide sequence GGGTTTGCTGGCTGGCGAGAATGCGGTGATTCTGCCCAAGCAACTGCGGCAGGCTGTAGCCGGTCAGGCGGCAAAACGCCGGGTTGGCGTACACGATGTGGGCGTGCGGGTCGGTCAGGGAGATAGCCACCGACGACTGTTCCACCACGGTGGAAAATAGCGACGGATGCTGTCGGGACAGATGGCTGGCGATTTCGCCCAGCGGAAAAGACTCCGTCATCAAATGCATGGACATAGGGTGCTCCCTTATGGTTCGGCGGCGGGGATGTCGGCTTTTCGACAATTTGTCGCAGACTCGGCACCCCGCCCAACGGACGAATAACACCGAATAACCATGCAAACGCTACGCCCTTTATTGATTAAGCCGACTAAACATTGATCCGACCCCCTGTTTTGCCGCCAAAAACCGCCAAACCCAACCGCCATGCGAGTCGGGCGGGGAAAAAACCGTGCCTGCCGTACAAAAAAAGCACAATAAAAGTGCAGCCGCGCTCCATCAATGTGCAGAAAAATCCATATGGCGAGCCGGACAAAACTGGCACGGGATTCGCAACCAATAAGATTAGCTACAGGATTCACAGCATGAGTGAACGGCCTGACGCCGCCTTCCGGGAGGGCCGTTTTCTTTTCATCGATCTGCTTTTTCTTTTCATCACCTAATCAGGAGTACCGCTATGGCGAACATTGGCATTTTCTTTGGCACCGATACCGGCAAAACCCGCAAGATAGCCAAACTGATTCATCAGAAACTGGGCGAGGCGGCGGACGCGCCGGTCAACATCAACCGCACCTCGCTGGAGACTTTTTTGTCCTACCCGGTGCTGCTGCTGGGCACCCCGACGCTGGGCGACGGCCAGCTACCCGGCATCGACGCCGGTTGCGAGGCGCCGTCCTGGCTGGAATTCGCCGGTGAACTGGCGGGCGCCGACCTGAAAGGGAAAACCGTCGCGTTGTTCGGGCTGGGGGATCAGCAAGGCTACCCGGACAATTTCGCCAGCGGCCTGAAACCGCTCTACGACGTAGTGACCGATTTAGGCGCGCGCGTGGTGGGCGACTGGCCGAGCGACGGCTACGAATTCAACGCCTCCGCCGCGTTGCAGGAAGACCGATTTGTCGGCCTGGTGCTGGACCAGGACAACCAGCACGACCTGACGGAACAGCGCCTCGACCACTGGCTGGCGCAAATCCGCTCCATCATTCTGTAATGCCGTGCGCCAGCCGGTGCCGTAGCCCCTTCATCCCACGTCATCCCTCCCGGCTTTTTCCCTGTCAGGGCAACAAGTCGGGTCGCCCGCGCCGGGCGGGTGTCGCTTCTTGCTTGAGAGTTTACTCACTGAGTCGCGTGTCCACTAATGGGGAGGATACCGGTATTCCCTCTGCGTTCGCCTTGTTACGCCAGTAATAAAGGGTAGCTTCGGATATCCCTTCTTGCTGTGCAACAACGGATGTGCAACAACGGAGACGGTCATGTTGCAGGGCGGCAGTGATGTGGGGGCGGTAAGTCCAGAAACGTACCGACAGCAACTGGGATTTGTATAATCAATCTGTCCAGGAAATCGTCCGCCACCCCCTGATGCAGAAAACCATTCATAAAACCCGGGACAAGGATTATTCACGCAGACTGACCGCCATGTTGATGTTGCACGCAGGGAGCCGCGTCAGTGAGGTTGCCAGAACACTTTGCTGTGCCCGTTCATCTGTGGGCCGCTGGATTAACCGGTTCACTTTGTATGGTGCGCAAGGGCTGGTATCACTGCGTCCGGGCCGCGAACGTAGGTGGTCGTTTGAGCAAATCTGCGCGTTGCTGGTACAGCTTGTTCGTCGTTCTCCCGGCGATTTTGGTTATCAGCGCTCTCGTTGGAGCACAGAACCTCTGGCAATAAAAATCAATGAGATAACAGGATGCAAACTCCATCCCGGAACCATCCGGCGCGGGTTACCTTCTGCGGGTCTGGTATGGCGCAGAGCGGCTCCAACCCTACATATACGCGATCCGAAAAAAGAGGAAAAAATGGCAGCAATCCACAACGCGCTGGATGAATGTAGCGCTGCGCATCCCGTGTTTTACGAAGATGAGGTGGAGATTCATCTCAATCCCAAAATTGGTGCTGACTGGCAGGAGCGTGGTCGGCAAAAACGCGTCCCCACGCCGGGTCAGAGTGCGTCATTTTATGGCATCGGCCAGTCCATTTCCCGGCAATAAACATGGGCTGGCTAAAGTGTAGCGGTATTAGGCGCAGCTATTTCCACTAAGGGCTTACCAGCGGTCTTCTACAGCGTCTGCAACCACCGACGCTGGTGCCGACGCTGATGCTGCGACCGCAGATAATCGCCCGCTTTAGCCAGCGCCTCCGCCTCCGGCAGCGGCGCAGCCGGGCGAATCGCGTCGCAGCGCAGTAAATGCAGGCCCAACTCGGTTTCTACCGGCTCGCTCAACTCCCCCGCCGCCAGCGCGAACAGGCAACGCTCCAGCGCCGGGAACAACAGGCCGCGGCTGACCCAGCCCATCAGGCCGCCGTCCAGCGCGGTCGGGCAGTGGGAATGCCGCTGCGCCAGCGACGCGAAGCCGTCCGGTTCGGCGCGCAGTTGGCGCAGCACCCCGGCCATCTGTTGTTCGACCGCCGGGCGGTTATCATCGACGGTCAGCAACAGATGGCGGGTCAGCCGCTGTTCCGGCCGGCGGAAACGGTCGGCGTGCTGTTGATACCAGCGCTGAATCTCCGCCGGTTGCGGTTCATCAGCCTGTGCGCCGACGCTCGCCAGTTGCAGCTCCATCAACGTGTGATGCAGCACAATGGCCTGCTGCTCACCGGCGGAAAACCCGGCGCAGACCAGTTCCTGCGCCAGTTGTTGCGCCACCTGCTGCAATTGCGCCGCCGTCGCCGTCAGCGATTGCCGGCGGGCCGCCGCCGTCACCGCCTGTTCCAGCGCCAGTTGGCGCAGCAGTTGACGCTCAAAGCGCGGCCGCTCCGGCTCAGGTAATTGCTCCGGCGCACAATGCCAGCGGGTCTGCGCCAGCCGCAGGCGGCTAAAACGCTGCCAGGCCGGCGGCGCCATGCTGTCTCGCCCGGTCATTGGTCCACCTCCAGGTTGCGCAGCGCCGATACCGGCACCTGAAACTGCCGCTCGCCGAACAACACGATGCAGCTGTCGCCCCGCGATCCTTGCCCGGTCGCCAGCACTTCGCCCTGCTGGTTGGCCGCCACCACGATGTCGCCGTTGATCGCCAGTGGCTGCACGCAATGCACCCGATCTCCGTACTGAAAATCTCCCGCCAGCCAGGGTCGATCGGCGTCGATCAGCTCTGACTCGCGGCAGCCGACGATCAGATCCTGATCGAGACAATGCACCTGATAGATAATTTGATCCTGCAAAAATACCCCCCACTCGCGCACATACCCGACGCTGCCGCGGCGCACCAACAACTCGCCGCGCGCCCGGCCGGCAAACGTGCCGTCGTTGCGCAGCGCCCGCACCACCCGCACGGCATCGCCGCATTCAAACCTCGGCGTCATCGCGGCCTCCCTTCACCCAGTGTTGATAGCTCTCCGCCAGCAGCCGCCGCGCCAACTGCCAGTCAGCGTTCGGCGCATCGTCCAGCGCGTTGCGCAGCGGCACCGCCGCCATCAATCGACGGTGAAACTCGCGCAGCACCGGCACCTGGCGCCGTCTCAGTTGGTCGGCGTCGTACGGCACGTCAAAAAAGGCAAAAAAGGCCTCGGCGCCCTGCAATGCCTGTACCCCCGGCAAACGGTAGAACCATTCCATCGCCTCACCCTCCCTGACAGCGCAACGCGCGATCGTCGCCGAACAGATCCTGATAGATCTGCCGCAGTTCGTTATCCTGCGGGTTACGCTTGCCGTTTTCCGCGAACAGGCGCACCGCGTCGAGCAGCGCATCGACCTGCGGCGCGTCCAGCCCATAGCCCAGACGGGCGAACACGCCGCCCACCGCCTGACGGCCGGAATGTTTGCCCAGCACCAGCCGGAACTCCCGCCCCATCAGGTGCGGATCGATACCCTGATAGCTTTCCCGGTCATGCAGCAGCGCCGCCACGTGTACCCCGGACTCATGGGTGAACACCTGCTCCCCCACCAGCGGTTGTTGCCTATCGATCGGCCGCTGCGCTGCGCTGGCCACCTGTTGACACAACGCAGGCAAGCGCTCGAAACGAATGCCGCTTGCTCGCCCGAGACAGCGCTGCAACCCGAGCGCCACCGACTCCAGCGCCGCGTTGCCCGCCCGTTCGCCCAATCCCAGCACGGTGGTGTTGACGTGGGTGGCTCCCGCCCGCACCGCCGCCAACGTGTTGGCGGTCGCCAGCCCCAGATCGTTATGGGCATGCATCTCAATCTCGCCGGGCCAGCACTGGCGCAGCGCCTGAATCCGGTCATGGGTGGCGAACGGGTCCAGCACCCCCAGCGTATCGGCGAAGCGCAGCCGCTCCGCACCCGCCGCCTGCGCCGTCTGCGCCAGTTGACGCAGCGCCGCGTCGCTGGCGCGCGAGGCGTCTTCACACCCGATGCTCACCCGCAGCCCGTACCGACGCGCCAGCGCAATCAACGCCGTCAGCCGCGGCAACAGCGCGGAAAGCGGCTGACGCAGTTTCTGCTGGCGCAGCCGATCGGACGACGGCACCGAAATATCGACCCAGTCCATACCCAGATCGGCGCTCTGGCGGATTTCGTCCTCGTTCATCCGGCACCAGGCCATCATCACCATGCCCGGCAGCCGCCGTCTCACCAGCGCCATGCGCGAGCGCTCTTCCGCCCCCATCGCCGGGGTGCCGACCTCCAACGCCGGCACGCCCGCTTCCGCCAGCGCCTCGGCAATCGCCAGCTTTTCACTGGCGCGAAACGCCACCCCAGGGCTTTGTTCGCCGTCGCGCAGGGTGGTGTCGTTAATGATCACCGCATCCATCGTCGCGCCCCTTAACCGTAGGTCGGCGCGAACGCCGCCCCGGCCAGCGCCGCCGGTTTGTCTTGCTGCCAGTAAGGCGACAGCGTTCTTAGCCGAGCGATAATCGGCGGCAACTGTTCAATGACGTAATCGATCTCCTTTTCGCGGGTATAGCGCGACAGCGAGAAACGGATGCTGCCGTGGGCGGCGGTATAGGGAATGTCCATCGCCCGCATCACGTGCGACGGCTCCAGCGAGCCGGAGGTGCAGGCGCTGCCGCTGGAGGCGGCGATGCCGACATGGTTCATCAGCAACAAAATCGCCTCCCCTTCGATGAATTCGAACGCCATATTGAGGGTATTGGGGGTACGCGGCTGCCCGTCGCCCATCACCATCACGCTGGGAATGCGCCGGGCCAGCTCGTGCTGCAAGGTATCGCGCAGCGGCGCCACGGCCGCAGTCATCATCGGCAAGTGTACTTCCGCCAGTTCGCAGGCGCTGCCCATCCCGACAATCCCGGCGATATTTTCCGTGCCGGCGCGGCGGCCGCGTTCCTGATGCCCGCCGCGCAGCAGCGGACGAAAACGGGTGTTGCGGCGCAGATACAGGCAGCCGACCCCTTTCGGGCCGTGGATCTTGTGCGCCGAACAGGAGAGCATGTCGATGTCGGTGGCGGACAGCGCCATCGGCGTCTTGCCTACCGCCTGTACCGCGTCGCAGTGGAACAATATGCCGTGCTCATGCGCCAGCGCCGCCATCTCCGGCACCGGGAACAGCACCCCGGTTTCATTGTTGGCCCACATCACGCTGACCAGCGCGACGCGATCGCTCAGTAAACGACGGTACTCCGCCAGATCCAGCGCGCCTTGCGGCGACACCGCCAGCCGGTGGATGGTATAGCCCTGCCGCGCCAGATGCTCGCACACCTCCAGCGTGGCCGGATGCTCCACCGCGGTGGTGATGATTTCGCGCCGTTCCGGCGCCAGATTCACCGCGGAGTAAATCGCGCTAGAAGTGGCTTCGGTGGCGCAGGAGGTAAACAGGATCTCGCTGTCATAGCGCGCCCCCAGCAGGCTGGCGACCTGCTGGCGCGCCCGCTCCAGCGCGCCGCGACACGGCGTGCCGAAATCGTGAATCGACGACGGGTTGCCGTAGTGTTCGGTCAGAAACGGCAGCATCGCTTCCAGCACCATCGGGTCAAGCCGGGTGGTGGCGTTGTTGTCCAGATAGATTTTTTTGTCCGGACCGCTTTTTTTGTCTGGATAAACATTGTTCATGGTTTTTTCCTCATGCCTGTCTGCCTGACGGCTATTTATGCCGCCACCACGTCCATATACTGCCCGGTGCGTTCCACCAGCTTCTGTTGCAGCCAGGCCAGCGTCATATCGGTCATCATGCAACCGCTGCAACTGCCGGACAGGCTCACCGTGACCTGACGCTCGCTGACATTCACCAGCGACATATCGCCGCCGTCGGCCTGAATGTGCGGCCGCAGTTCCGCCACCGCCTCCGCCACCTGCTGCCAGCGCGCATCCTTTACTACTATTGCCGTCACCGCAGGTATCGCCGCCGCAGCCGGCGTCGCCTCGTGTTCGCTCAGGATCTGCGCCAGCGCCAGCTCGATCTTTTCATGACAGGCGCTGCAACCGCCACCCGCTTTGGTGTAGTGGATCACCTCCTGCAACGTCGTCAGGCCGTTGGCCACCACCGCGCGGCGGATTTGCCCTTCATCCACCGCAAAGCACTTACAGATCAGCGCCCCTTCCTCGTGATCGTCCTCCAGCGTTTCGCCGCGGTAGTTGGCGATCGCCACCCGCAACGCTTCCTGCCCCATTACCGAACAATGCATTTTTTCCGGCGGCAGGCCGTCGAGATAATCGGCAATCTGCTGGTTGGTGACCTGTTCCGCTTCCCGCAGGGTGCGGCCGATGATCAGCTCCGTTAGCGCCGAAGACGACGCGATGGCGCTGCCGCAGCCGAAAGTCTGGAACCCGGCGTCAAGGATGGTTTCGCTGTCCGGGTCGACGCGCAGCATCAGCCGCAGGGCATCGCCGCAGCTGAGCGAACCGACATCGCCGACGGCGTTGGCCTCCGCCACCACCCGTGCATTGCGGGGATTAAAAAAATGGTCTTTCACTTTCTCGGAATAGTTCCACATCTGCTCTGCTCCCTACTGAATGGGTGAAAACGCCGGGCACCCAGCCGCCCGTCGCTCACGCGCGTTGCATGTTCTGAGTAAGCAGAGTCAGAGCAAATGTGATGCCAGTCACATAAATAAATGCAGATCAACGAGATAGCGGCGATGGCCGATAAAGAAACCGCAACGAATGTCGCGGTTTATGTCGGTTTTGTTAGAGAGGTGACACTAAACGGCTGGAACAGGGACGTACATGTGAATACGCGCACAGATACCCGCTAACCGCCTCGGTCACGGCGTTCAACGGTCGGATTCACCTGTCAAACAATAGGAAAAGCTATGCCCGAAATAATTCGAGTTGCAGGACAACACGATCGCGTGTTGAACAACGCCATACGTTGGCCCTTCAGGGGCAAGGCTCATGACGAGCCTTGTAACGCGGCAACCGGGTAAATCCCCAAAAGCTGACACAACCCTCACTCACAACACATCATCCTCCTCGCTCCACTCCTGTTCGGCGATCAGCCGTTCGAAACGATCAGGGTCGCGCTGGCGGCGGGCGACGCGCTGCTCGTCGTCGTGCCAGCACTGTTGAATTTGTTGCAGCAGTTGGGCGATCGGCGTATCGGCCGGTACGCGCACCGCCCGCACGCCCACTTGCAGCAACTGGCGGAACACGGCGTCGCCAATCGCCACGCAATACAGCGTGACGCAATCTTCCAGCGCGTCGATACGGCAGGTGAGTTTGTCGGCCTGATGACCGTGGCGCACGTTGAAGTCCGCCACTTTCAGCAGCGTGACCTGATCTTCCTTTACGCCGTAGATCACCAGCCGGGGCGTGGCGCCAAAGTGTTGATCGACATGGTGATAGTCAGAACTGGCGAACGCCACCTTCATTGACCAGACGCCGGCGCTGATGGCGCTGAGATGCCGGTTAACATGCTGCATGACTCGCCTCCTGACGCGGCGGCAGCGCAAACTGCTGCTTGAGCGGCGAGTGGTAAACCGGCTGGTGATGATGGCGCGCCAGCATCAGGTTCGCCAGTTCAAACAGGGTGTCGCGCATACCGGCATAGCCTTGACGCGGGCGGCGGAACTCGCCGATTTTATCGAAGATAGGAAACCCGGCGCGGATCAGCGGCATGTCGAACTGTTCCGCCAGGTCGGCGGCGTGGGAATTGGACACCAGTATGTCGGCCGGGTTGTCGCACAGTTGATCCTGCAAATCTTCCAGATCGCCTATCAGCACCTGCTCCACCGGCAACGCCGCCAGGCTCGGCTGGTTGACCGGCGCCACCACCGGCCCCGGCGTCATCCCCTGGCTGAGGGCGAAGTCGCACCAGCCCGCCAGCAGATCGCCTTCCGCCGCCAGCGCCATGCGCCGCCCTTGCAGCCACATATGGCAGTCGATCATCGCGTCCTGCAACTGGCCGCGCTGACGATCGATCCACGCCGGTACGTCGCGCCCGGCCAGCTGTTGCAGATGCTGGATGAAGCAGTCCATGTTCTCCAGCGTCATCAAATGCGGCAGGCTGAGCGACTGGCCGCGGCTGCGCATCGCCAGTAAGCTGGCCGCGCGGCTCAGCGACATGCCGATGGCGACGGTGCTCAGGCTTTGCCCCATCTGCTCGATGCCGCGCAACGGCGTGCCGCCCTGCGTCACCGCCTGAAAATCGCCGCCGGCGAGATGCCCGTCCAGCGACTGCGAGAGATCCGGCAAGATCACCGGCTGCAAGCCGAACGCTTCGACGTAACTGCGGATAAGCTCGATATCACCGGGATTGAGCAGATGACTCAGCAGCAGGTTGACGCGCCGGTTGCGCATCCCCGCCGGCGGTTTGTCCGGCACCCACTGCTGGACAACGCTCTCCACCACCGCGCTGAAGCCATTCTCCAGCGATCCGTAAAAATCCGGCGTGTTGACCGTCAGGATCGCCACCGATTTAAAGCGCGGATAGTCGTTGCGGAACTGCCGCACCGCCCCCGCCATATCGCTGCCTTGCGCCTCGGACAGCCCGGTGCTGACCAGCACGATAGCCTTTGGCGTATTGCGCTGGCACAGCGTGGCAAGCGCGGTGAAGATGTTGTCGTCCGCCCCCATGATGGTGGTGGTCGGGTCCATCGCGGTGGACTGCAACGGGATCGGCTCATGAAAATGCTGGATGAAAAATACCTTGGCGAAGGCGCAGCAGCCCTGCGCGCCATGCACCAGCGGAATGCTGTGCTCGATACCCTGAGCGGCCAGAATCGCCCCCAGCGGCTGCCCGCTTTTAATCGGGCTGGTCGCCAGCGGTTTTTTACTGCGAATCACCTGTGCCATCGGTTGTTCCTTAGTGCCACGGGGCCCGTTGATGAGTTTGCCGCCAGATGGGGCTGTCGAGCGTCAGGCACAGCTGCTGCGCCAGCGCCACCAGCCCGCGATACCCGGCGAACGCGTGCTCGCGCTCCTGATTGATGTCCAGAAACGGCAGCCGCGCCTTGTACGCGGTGTACATGTTGCGCCCGCCGGCGATCATCATGTCCGCGCCGTAGCGGTAGACCACATCCAGCAGCGTGCGAGCGTTACCCTCTTCCAGCATCAGCGCGTCGTCGCCCATCAGCTCGCGGATGCGCTGCTTATCCTCCTCGGTGGATTTGCGGGTGCCGGTGGCGACCACGGTGACGCCCAGATCCTGCAACGCCGACACCACCGACCAGGACTTGACGCCGCCGGTGTACAACAGGACTTTGCGCCCCTGTAGACGTTCGCGGTACGGCGCCAGCGCCTGCGCGGTCGCCGCCTCTTCGCGGGCGATCAGCGTTTCGGTGCGGGTCATCAGGTCGGTATCGCCGGTCATCGCCGCCAGTTGCCGCAGCGCGTCGGACATCGCCCGCACGCCGTAGAAACTGCCTTCAAACCACGGAATGCCGTAGCGCTGCTCCAGTTGCCGGGCGACGTTGATCAGCGCCCGCGAGCACACCAGCATGTTCGCTTCAGCCCGGTGCAGCGTCTGGATTTCGGCGAAACGGGCATCGCCGGACAGGCTGCCCAGCACCCGAATGCCCAGTTCATCCAGCAGCGGCAGCACATTCCAGAACTCGCCGGCGATATTGAACTCGCCAATCAGGCCGACATCGTGCCGGTGCTCAGGGGCGAACGGGGTATCTTGCGGCCAGGGCGCCGGTTCCCGCTGACCAATCACCTGTTTCACCATTACCTCGCCCGCCAGCCGGTTGCCGAAATTCTTGCTGCCGTAAAACCCGGCGGCGTCGATGGCGACCACCGGGACGCCTACCGCCGCCGACGCCGCGCGGCACACCGCGTCGATGTCGTCGCCTTCCATCGCCGGCACGCAGGTGTTGTAGATAAAGACCGCCGTCGGGTGATAACGGCTGACGATATGCCGCACCGCATGGAACAACCGCCGTTCGCCGCGCCCCATGATCACGTCCTGCTCGTTGAGATCGGTGGTGAAGCCGAGTCGGTTGAGCGTCGGGCCGGAACTCCGGCTGCCGCGGTTATCCCAGGAACTGCCGGTGCAGCCAATCGGCCCATGCACCAGGTGGGCGACGTCCGCCAGCGGCAGCAGCGTTATCTGCGCGCCGTCAAACGCACAGCCGCCCGCGGTGGCGCCGGGTTTGGGCGCGCTGCACCCCGACTTTTGCTTGTGGTTGTGTTCACAAGCCGGCTCGTCGAACAACGCCAGAATCTCACTTCCCTTCATCTCACCCTCGCCGCGTTTGTTGGTATCATCCAGACGGTGCAAAACGCAGGCCAGCGCTGATGTTTTGATTTATAAGGAAAAAGCGATGTGAGATTTACGACAAAGCAGACAATTGGCGCAGGTTATCAGCACAGGGGAGCGCGAATCATTGCGGAACACAGCCTGACCTACATCAACAACTATTGGTTATAAAACTATTAGGCTGTCCCCCCTCGGGCTGGTATACCCTGTCTAATTAGGGAACATAGCTTACTCGTTGACTTACCGATATTGACTTCGTGTCGGCCAGACAGAAGAAACCATAGCGGCAAGCAGGGAAAAACCGTCGTTTAAAGGAGATAGGGGATGTTAGAAAAAATCAAAATAAAAAATGGGCTTTACTGCGTTATCGCCGTATTTGTGCTGCTGTTACTGTTTATTTGCTCGTTCAGTCTGTATTCCTCCATGCAAAGCAATCAGTCAATCCGCAAGGTCAGCAGCATTGAGGGAGAACAGCTTATCCCCCTTTATTCCGCCTATTCGGAAATGCTGAATGCCAGACTGGCCGGCATCAACGTCGCGCTGGCCATTGAGGACAAAAAGGATGACGCCACGATCCAGACCAGCCTTGAACGGCTAAACGGCTATATCACTTCTGCCAACAGCATTATGGCGGAACTGCACCGTATTCCGACGATTACGTCGCAAGGCCGGGCGCTGCGCGGTGAAATCGATGACGCCTTCAATGACTACATGAACAATGCCGTCGCCCCGATGCTCACGGCGCTGCGCGAACGAAA is from Dickeya dianthicola NCPPB 453 and encodes:
- the nifE gene encoding nitrogenase iron-molybdenum cofactor biosynthesis protein NifE, with the translated sequence MKGSEILALFDEPACEHNHKQKSGCSAPKPGATAGGCAFDGAQITLLPLADVAHLVHGPIGCTGSSWDNRGSRSSGPTLNRLGFTTDLNEQDVIMGRGERRLFHAVRHIVSRYHPTAVFIYNTCVPAMEGDDIDAVCRAASAAVGVPVVAIDAAGFYGSKNFGNRLAGEVMVKQVIGQREPAPWPQDTPFAPEHRHDVGLIGEFNIAGEFWNVLPLLDELGIRVLGSLSGDARFAEIQTLHRAEANMLVCSRALINVARQLEQRYGIPWFEGSFYGVRAMSDALRQLAAMTGDTDLMTRTETLIAREEAATAQALAPYRERLQGRKVLLYTGGVKSWSVVSALQDLGVTVVATGTRKSTEEDKQRIRELMGDDALMLEEGNARTLLDVVYRYGADMMIAGGRNMYTAYKARLPFLDINQEREHAFAGYRGLVALAQQLCLTLDSPIWRQTHQRAPWH
- a CDS encoding flavodoxin is translated as MANIGIFFGTDTGKTRKIAKLIHQKLGEAADAPVNINRTSLETFLSYPVLLLGTPTLGDGQLPGIDAGCEAPSWLEFAGELAGADLKGKTVALFGLGDQQGYPDNFASGLKPLYDVVTDLGARVVGDWPSDGYEFNASAALQEDRFVGLVLDQDNQHDLTEQRLDHWLAQIRSIIL
- a CDS encoding nitrogenase-stabilizing/protective protein NifW — translated: MEWFYRLPGVQALQGAEAFFAFFDVPYDADQLRRRQVPVLREFHRRLMAAVPLRNALDDAPNADWQLARRLLAESYQHWVKGGRDDAEV
- the nifU gene encoding Fe-S cluster assembly protein NifU, producing MWNYSEKVKDHFFNPRNARVVAEANAVGDVGSLSCGDALRLMLRVDPDSETILDAGFQTFGCGSAIASSSALTELIIGRTLREAEQVTNQQIADYLDGLPPEKMHCSVMGQEALRVAIANYRGETLEDDHEEGALICKCFAVDEGQIRRAVVANGLTTLQEVIHYTKAGGGCSACHEKIELALAQILSEHEATPAAAAIPAVTAIVVKDARWQQVAEAVAELRPHIQADGGDMSLVNVSERQVTVSLSGSCSGCMMTDMTLAWLQQKLVERTGQYMDVVAA
- the nifM gene encoding nitrogen fixation protein NifM, with protein sequence MTGRDSMAPPAWQRFSRLRLAQTRWHCAPEQLPEPERPRFERQLLRQLALEQAVTAAARRQSLTATAAQLQQVAQQLAQELVCAGFSAGEQQAIVLHHTLMELQLASVGAQADEPQPAEIQRWYQQHADRFRRPEQRLTRHLLLTVDDNRPAVEQQMAGVLRQLRAEPDGFASLAQRHSHCPTALDGGLMGWVSRGLLFPALERCLFALAAGELSEPVETELGLHLLRCDAIRPAAPLPEAEALAKAGDYLRSQHQRRHQRRWLQTL
- the nifN gene encoding nitrogenase iron-molybdenum cofactor biosynthesis protein NifN, with the translated sequence MAQVIRSKKPLATSPIKSGQPLGAILAAQGIEHSIPLVHGAQGCCAFAKVFFIQHFHEPIPLQSTAMDPTTTIMGADDNIFTALATLCQRNTPKAIVLVSTGLSEAQGSDMAGAVRQFRNDYPRFKSVAILTVNTPDFYGSLENGFSAVVESVVQQWVPDKPPAGMRNRRVNLLLSHLLNPGDIELIRSYVEAFGLQPVILPDLSQSLDGHLAGGDFQAVTQGGTPLRGIEQMGQSLSTVAIGMSLSRAASLLAMRSRGQSLSLPHLMTLENMDCFIQHLQQLAGRDVPAWIDRQRGQLQDAMIDCHMWLQGRRMALAAEGDLLAGWCDFALSQGMTPGPVVAPVNQPSLAALPVEQVLIGDLEDLQDQLCDNPADILVSNSHAADLAEQFDMPLIRAGFPIFDKIGEFRRPRQGYAGMRDTLFELANLMLARHHHQPVYHSPLKQQFALPPRQEASHAAC
- the nifS gene encoding cysteine desulfurase NifS, with the translated sequence MNNVYPDKKSGPDKKIYLDNNATTRLDPMVLEAMLPFLTEHYGNPSSIHDFGTPCRGALERARQQVASLLGARYDSEILFTSCATEATSSAIYSAVNLAPERREIITTAVEHPATLEVCEHLARQGYTIHRLAVSPQGALDLAEYRRLLSDRVALVSVMWANNETGVLFPVPEMAALAHEHGILFHCDAVQAVGKTPMALSATDIDMLSCSAHKIHGPKGVGCLYLRRNTRFRPLLRGGHQERGRRAGTENIAGIVGMGSACELAEVHLPMMTAAVAPLRDTLQHELARRIPSVMVMGDGQPRTPNTLNMAFEFIEGEAILLLMNHVGIAASSGSACTSGSLEPSHVMRAMDIPYTAAHGSIRFSLSRYTREKEIDYVIEQLPPIIARLRTLSPYWQQDKPAALAGAAFAPTYG
- a CDS encoding NifB/NifX family molybdenum-iron cluster-binding protein, whose translation is MQHVNRHLSAISAGVWSMKVAFASSDYHHVDQHFGATPRLVIYGVKEDQVTLLKVADFNVRHGHQADKLTCRIDALEDCVTLYCVAIGDAVFRQLLQVGVRAVRVPADTPIAQLLQQIQQCWHDDEQRVARRQRDPDRFERLIAEQEWSEEDDVL
- the nifV gene encoding homocitrate synthase, with protein sequence MDAVIINDTTLRDGEQSPGVAFRASEKLAIAEALAEAGVPALEVGTPAMGAEERSRMALVRRRLPGMVMMAWCRMNEDEIRQSADLGMDWVDISVPSSDRLRQQKLRQPLSALLPRLTALIALARRYGLRVSIGCEDASRASDAALRQLAQTAQAAGAERLRFADTLGVLDPFATHDRIQALRQCWPGEIEMHAHNDLGLATANTLAAVRAGATHVNTTVLGLGERAGNAALESVALGLQRCLGRASGIRFERLPALCQQVASAAQRPIDRQQPLVGEQVFTHESGVHVAALLHDRESYQGIDPHLMGREFRLVLGKHSGRQAVGGVFARLGYGLDAPQVDALLDAVRLFAENGKRNPQDNELRQIYQDLFGDDRALRCQGG
- a CDS encoding nitrogen fixation protein NifZ, translated to MTPRFECGDAVRVVRALRNDGTFAGRARGELLVRRGSVGYVREWGVFLQDQIIYQVHCLDQDLIVGCRESELIDADRPWLAGDFQYGDRVHCVQPLAINGDIVVAANQQGEVLATGQGSRGDSCIVLFGERQFQVPVSALRNLEVDQ